Proteins encoded by one window of Vanacampus margaritifer isolate UIUO_Vmar chromosome 17, RoL_Vmar_1.0, whole genome shotgun sequence:
- the ccn2b gene encoding CCN family member 2b produces MSVKASAMFSLLLLIVSSTMAQECSQPCACPAAPPPCPIGTSLVLDGCGCCKVCARQLGEPCNLLEPCDHHKELYCDYALLSDTDTGICMAQEGQPCDLGGVIYHSGESFQPSCKHQCVCMNGEIGCVPTCPSNVRFPSPDCPYPRRIHIPGKCCEEWVCDQTPQDHHYQSVMGGASHIHPLPSSQPIPGFREVPLQGLEPESPRDNCIVQTTEWSECSATCGMGVSSRITNDNQRCQLERQTRVCMIRPCDSQQEKEIKRGKKCVRTPKAQQGMRFELSGCTSTRLYKPKFCGVCTDNRCCTPHTTITAEVEFRCPEGDMFRKKMMFIKTCSCHFDCPRDNDIFLASNTRRMVGDYDRNM; encoded by the exons ATGTCTGTGAAAGCTTCTGCAATGTTCTCTCTTCTTCTGCTCATAGTCTCATCG ACAATGGCCCAGGAGTGCTCACAGCCCTGTGCCTGCCCTGCAGCCCCCCCTCCCTGCCCAATAGGCACCAGCTTGGTGCTAGATGGCTGCGGTTGCTGTAAAGTGTGTGCCAGGCAGCTAGGAGAGCCCTGCAACCTACTGGAGCCCTGCGACCACCACAAGGAGCTCTATTGTGACTACGCACTGCTGAGCGACACCGACACTGGCATCTGCATGG CTCAAGAGGGTCAACCATGTGACCTGGGTGGCGTAATCTACCACAGCGGAGAATCCTTCCAACCAAGCTGTAAACAccaatgtgtgtgtatgaatggCGAGATCGGATGCGTGCCGACGTGCCCCAGCAATGTCCGGTTTCCGTCCCCTGACTGTCCATACCCTCGCCGGATCCACATCCCAGGAAAGTGCTGTGAGGAGTGGGTGTGCGACCAGACACCTCAGGACCACCACTATCAGTCAGTGATGGGCG GAGCGTCTCACATTCATCCATTGCCATCTTCACAACCCATCCCAGGCTTCAGAGAGGTTCCCCTTCAAGGGCTGGAACCAGAGAGTCCCAGAGATAACtgcatagtccaaacaacagaGTGGAGCGAGTGCTCAGCCACCTGCGGCATGGGCGTCTCATCCCGCATCACCAACGACAACCAGCGCTGTCAGCTGGAGAGACAGACCAGGGTCTGTATGATTCGACCCTGCGACAGCCAGCAAGAGAAAGAAATTAAG CGTGGCAAGAAATGTGTGCGGACACCGAAGGCCCAACAAGGGATGCGGTTTGAGTTGTCAGGCTGCACCAGCACCAGATTATACAAACCGAAGTTCTGCGGCGTTTGTACCGACAACCGGTGCTGCACACCTCACACCACCATCACCGCCGAGGTGGAGTTCCGCTGTCCAGAAGGAGACATGTTCAGGAAAAAGATGATGTTCATTAAGACTTGTTCCTGCCACTTCGACTGTCCAAGAGACAATGACATCTTCTTGGCTTCCAACACAAGGAGGATGGTCGGTGACTACGACCGCAACATGTGA